CTTGGAAAAAAATATTTGATAATGCTTCTGGAATTAGAAAAGAAGCAGGAGAAATATCATACCAAGTTCTTAAATACGAAAACGAGCCAAACAAGATTGTACATTTTTCAGTTTGGTCTTCACTTGATAAAGCAAAAGATTTCTTCCAATCTCCAAAGCTTGTCAAAATTAGAGACGAAGCTGGTGTAAAAGCTCCTGATTTTATTTATTTAGAACAACTTGAAACTGGAATATTGTAATCAGTAATAAATCAACATAAAAATTCAAATACTATGAACACAGATTATTTAGAAAGTGCAAAAAAACAATTTGAATACTACAAAATGTTAGGTGATAAAACCATTGCACAATTGCCTGATGATAAATTATTTTGGCAATACAACGAAGAAAGTAATAGCATAGCAATTATTATAAACCATTTATCAGGAAATATGCTTTCTCGATGGACAGATTTCTTGACTTCTGATGGAGAAAAAGAATGGAGAAATCGTGATAAAGAATTTGAGAATAATATTAAAACCAAAACCGAACTTATACAAAAATGGAATGACGGCTGGAATTGTCTTTTTAATACCTTGAATTCTTTGCAAGAAGATGATTTTTCAAAAACAATCTATATCCGAAATCAAGGTCATTCTATAACAGAAGCGATTAATAGACAATTGGCACATTATCCCTACCATATTGGTCAAATAGTTTTTATTGGAAAAATGATTTGCAATGAAAATTGGACATCTCTTTCTATTCCAAAAGGAAATTCAAAAACCTACAATGCTGAAAAATTTTCTAAAGAAAAACACAAAGAACACTTTACGGAAGAGTTTTTAAAAAACGATAAAGATGAATAAGAGCAAAATTATAGACAATCTGAATACATTCCATTCAGTATTTTGGGAAACCGCAATTCAGTTACCAAACCCAGCAATTTCTATAAACGGCAAATGGTCTGTTTGTCAAAATGTGCAACATATAACAATTGGATTGTTACGATTAAGTAACTATTTAGCACTTCCAAAAGCAAGTATCAAATCCAATTTCGGATTGTCTGAAAGAGTCTCTGCTAACTATGAAATTAGCATTAAAATGTTTAGAAATGCTTTAGAAAATGGTGTAAAAACAACGGACGCTTTTAAACCAGAAATAAATCTAGAAACCAAAATAGAGGAATTGGTCAGCCAAGGAAAAGATTCACTTGCTGTGTTTATTACAAACTTGCAAAATTGGTCAGAAGAAGAATTGGAGATGTACAGTTGCCCACATCCAATTTTCGGAAAAATTACAGTCAGGGAAATACTTTATTTCACTATTTATCACGTGCAACATCACAATGAAACAATAAAAAAAATGAAAAACAAATCTAATAATTCATTCTCTAGAACCCCCGAAAAACTTGTTTTAGAATTTTTCGACAGAGTTTGGCATAATCCACACGAATTGGGTGCAATTGACGAATTAATGACCGAAGATTATAGTATCACAACAGCTGGAAAAGTAGTAACAGGAAGAAATGAATTTAAAAATTGGGTAGGTGAATTTCAAAAACAACTTCTAGATGCAAAAACAGAAAGTGTAGATATTTTCTATAATGAAAAAGAAAATAAAGTTGTTTCAAGATGGATTTGTTCTGGAAGAAATAATGGTCTTTTCGGGTTAGAACCTGATAATCGACATATATCATTCTCGGGAATTGCAATTTGGACTGTAGCGAACAATAGACTTTCCGAATGTTGGATTGAAAGAAGTGCCTATGAATTATATCAAAATTTAATTTCAGGTGAAAAAAACAACGATTTTGTTTAATCCTAAACGAATAAAACTTTCAAACACCTGCCATTGTTCATTAATAGAAAA
The Flavobacterium sp. 5 DNA segment above includes these coding regions:
- a CDS encoding antibiotic biosynthesis monooxygenase, with protein sequence MKYVLIIHEVENYDTWKKIFDNASGIRKEAGEISYQVLKYENEPNKIVHFSVWSSLDKAKDFFQSPKLVKIRDEAGVKAPDFIYLEQLETGIL
- a CDS encoding DUF1572 domain-containing protein, giving the protein MNTDYLESAKKQFEYYKMLGDKTIAQLPDDKLFWQYNEESNSIAIIINHLSGNMLSRWTDFLTSDGEKEWRNRDKEFENNIKTKTELIQKWNDGWNCLFNTLNSLQEDDFSKTIYIRNQGHSITEAINRQLAHYPYHIGQIVFIGKMICNENWTSLSIPKGNSKTYNAEKFSKEKHKEHFTEEFLKNDKDE
- a CDS encoding ester cyclase, which produces MNKSKIIDNLNTFHSVFWETAIQLPNPAISINGKWSVCQNVQHITIGLLRLSNYLALPKASIKSNFGLSERVSANYEISIKMFRNALENGVKTTDAFKPEINLETKIEELVSQGKDSLAVFITNLQNWSEEELEMYSCPHPIFGKITVREILYFTIYHVQHHNETIKKMKNKSNNSFSRTPEKLVLEFFDRVWHNPHELGAIDELMTEDYSITTAGKVVTGRNEFKNWVGEFQKQLLDAKTESVDIFYNEKENKVVSRWICSGRNNGLFGLEPDNRHISFSGIAIWTVANNRLSECWIERSAYELYQNLISGEKNNDFV